From the Fusarium oxysporum Fo47 chromosome X, complete sequence genome, the window CTGCCAACTGCGTTTTTGAAGTCGATGATTTTGAAGACCCATGGGTTTACAAGAAGCCGTTCGACTACATCCATGCCCGAGAGCTTGAGGGATGCATCAGCAACGAGCAGCAGTTCTTTGATCGTGcgttcaagaacctcaacaGCGGCGGTTATCTCGAACTTCAAGCCCAGCGTGGTTTCTTCATGTCAGACGATGACTCGATCAAGAAGGCCGTCAATGCAGAGGTCTGGGCTGAAGCAGTACGCGACAGCAGCAATAAATTCGGAAAGCCTATCGACTGCGCCATGAACTGGAAAGAAAAGGTGATCAAGGCGGGTTTCGTTGATGTCCACGAAGAAGTCCGAAAGGTGAGCATTATATCTACTGAGAACATGAATTGTTAGCTGATGTTGAGACAGATTCCAATTGGTGCCTGGCCTAAAGACCCCGTCCTGAAGGAAGTAGGCAAGTGCCAGGTCGTTCAATCATGTGCAGCCATTGACTCGTATACGCCAATGCTTCTGGAAAAGGTCCTTGGATGGGGTAAAGAGGAGACTCAAGTTCTTATGGCGAAGGCAAAAGGGGAGCTCCGAAATCCCTCTATTCATCTGTATCTTCCCGTCTACTTCATCTGGGGGAAAAAACCATAGGACTTCGATCTCTGGTTGTCAGTAACAAAGAGGAGTTAGGTTCGACTGGCATGGGTGATGCGAAAAGCAAATAACAAGCTGAAATAAGTCAACAGAACCGTGTAACTTGTATCGCTGAGATACGATAGGACATAGCATACGTGCTATGAGCGCTTGCCTGAATCTCGCTTGTTTCGCAAATTGTGAGAAGAAACTTGCCGCGCTCGAGAACTATAAACTCGCCGTCATCACCCTCGTTCAATCTTGTCCATCGCAGCTCTATGCCAATAATCTTCACCCATGGccatgaagccatcgccaagCTGCGATTTTCCGCTCCTGGGGCGCGTGAGCCTGCTAGTCCCTATCGACCACCTGATCCCTCGCTCCCTTGCGAATGCATTACCTTAAATCTGGTGGAGACCTACCTTCTAGAGGTAGATCCGTTCGATGATGGCGCATCGTGTATGCCAGTCTGGGTGCAGTCGTTGCGGTGAAGGAAGCAGAAGACGAAGTAACCCTACCTGAGCAATGAAAGGCATCGTCTGGCTGGGTGCTAACAGTGCCCCTCAGACCCACTAAATTTACAGCGCTGTTAGGCCACTATGGCCTCTGAGATCGCAGTTGACAGCGGCTGAGTGTAGCGCTTAACTAACGGTAACCGATTATCTTCCGTTACCTGGGGCAGGTTGCCTACGCCAGTcatctggggaagaaggCCAAACAGGTCTGGTTCCTGGTTCTCAGGAACAAGACGAGATGGGCTCCATTCGTGACGGTATGCGTAAAGCTCATGACATTCAAGCTGGGAATGAAAAGCAGTTATAGTGGTGATATCCCAAGTTGGTGTGAAGTCGATACTTCGGCCTTCGATAATCCGTCATCATCTTACCCGTTTGGCTGCGGAATGGGCCGGCCTGTAAATTGTGTCAATTGAGATCTACGATAGGGCTGGTGTATCCGTACACTACATAAGTACCTAGATGTTGAAGTGGACCCCGCCGCCAAATGAAACAGCCCCTTGGAAAACGACATCGACGTTTGAGGAAGCACAATACAGAGAAAGGCATATGTACCAATCAGTGATACTCTAACTATTCAATGCTGAGGTACTCTCACATCATTGGGTTATTGATTGCCGCGTGTTTGCCCTAACTAGCCTGGTAAGCATCGTCACCACCGCGGGGGATTATCCGCTAAAACCCCCGCAACACGGCACACGGGACGTTTGTATCCACTGAAGCGTTGGGATTTATTTAGCAGCTGGACACCGCAACCAACAGCCAAACTCTGCCAACAGTTTCTTCGCTTATGGGCGTGCAAACGCAGCCTCGTTTGCCTGAAACTCTACAAGGGtttatttatcttcttatcttttttCCCTCTGCAATTTAATCTTGTTACACAGAGCGGAGATGAATCGGAGCTCGGCTTCAGTTTTCCCGACAGATGGCTCCCAGCAACCTAACGGACCAACAACTGTTTGCTCTTGCCATGAGCCAACAGGCCCAGAGCCTGATTCATTTTTTCCCTCCTTCATCGCGCCCCTCACTTCTCTATTCGCGTCAAAGGGGCGCGCCTATATCTTCGAGGCATTTCCCCACCGTTGACGCCGACTCCTCTCGACCTACAACACGAATTTCGCACCATACATGCCATGAATGCAAACCACGGCGAGGCACCAGCCTCTTACGATGACATTGGGGTTGGTGACGCAAATCCAGAGGTGCAAAAATGCGTCAATCGGATCTACAAGGCATCCGGGAAATATCCCTGGGACTGGCTGCCACGCGATTACGTTCCCAAGGTCGCCGCTTGGGGGACCAACTCCGCGCTGAACCTTGCCCTTGCCGTTGAAGCTGTTCACGCCCATGGATCAATGGTTACCATGGACGAACTGCGCGATTTCCTGGTACGAAAGGCCAAGGAGCGCCAGGAATTGAGCAAGAATGGTAGGCCAGTCAAACCTACCATGAACTCGGATTGCGTGAAGGCTAGAAAGTGGATTGAAGACAACATGGTCAACTCACAAAGCACATCGAAACATAACAAGCTCAAACGGCCGGGTCGTGATGCTGCCTTTAGGCAAGCGAGGCCGAAAACATGGCGCACGCTCACTATAGCTTACAAAAAGCAACCCCAGGACAAgcttgacgacgatgatgaagacgaaaCATTCCCAGAATTTCCCTACGATAGAGAAATGAGTGTTCTCAGCGATATCAGCAACGTAAGCAGTGCAATCGGTCCATCCGATCGTCGCCAGCCTTCCCTTCCTCCACCGCCCGATCGGACTTCGACTCATAAGCGGAATATGCCTCCTCGTATGTTTCTATTTATTTCGTTCGTGACCTCAACCCATCACTGACGCCATCCTAGCACCCTCGCCACTCCCCGAGAAACGCTTGCGACAGGTCGAACAATTCGTATCGAGCAATATCGATGACTTCAAGGAAGCATCCAGGACATTCAACCccgaggaagaagcttgtCTCAATCAAGGTGTCAGTACCGCAGCCCAACTATTCACATGAGCGCCGATGCTAATGTTGTCTCGCTTCACAGGAATCCGTTCAGCTCTACGGTTTCAATAAAGTCCTACGCGCAATATGCGAAAGGATTGAAGATGCTGAATTCCGGAGCAGCATATACGGGCAGGAGGTTCATAACACCCGACGCAACTTAACTTCAATCAACATGGGAGAAGTCAGGCACGTTCTCCAAAAGGCCACTAGAGACCGAGACGAAAAACGAGAGGAACTCAGGCAGTTACAGGAAGAATTAAACAGCTTTACCACGATGATCGACAACCAGGGGGGGAAGTGTTCAGAGACGCTGCGTGCCATGTATGACGGCTTTATCCGGAACTGTGAAGACGCGAAAAAGAAGCTTGAAAATGTTGAAGACACTTTGAAAGcaatggaagaagaaacccAGAAGAACCTCCGGCAATACcaagatggacaagataAGATCGCGTCTTTAGAGAAGGAcattgccaaagaagaagaggtcgTCAAGTGGGAGACAAGGAAAAAGATAACAATCGAGACGCTCCGATGTTATGTGGAGATGAGGGAGAAACTTATGTCTGCTTCCGACGAATTGTTGCGCGCAGAGCGCGATGCAGCCGTGAAAAAGCTCGAGAGCCTCTCGTAGCACAAATTTGGTTGCTACAGAACCTGGTGAGGTCCGGAGTATCGGTTCGAGCATTGTTACTGTTTGGTTGTAACAGCGACTGAGGAAGTCTGGAGTTTGTTCAAGCATTATTATTGGGTTCATGTTCTTCTTTCGAGAGCGATTACATTGTCAAAGGCTTTATGTGGCGAATGGTTGGTAATGACAAAGGGACTTGGTAGCTCATTTTGAGATGGCGAATAACTTGAATTATAGCTAGAATCAAGTGCAAACGTGGGTATCGACTTGATAATAACAAGGAAACATCAAACCCTTGCCTTCCTGAGGCCTTCTTGTCTCACCACCTGTCCTAGATGGTTGGTCGTGAGACCTGAGTTCTTCATGGAGGGACAATAACCTCGAATCCATCTTGGATAATCTCTCCTCCAAAATTCTTTCGATAACCTGCTCCTCAAACACCGCAACATCATCAAAAGAGTCagattcttcttcatctaGGTCCCCGTCTCGTCGTCTGTGAGCGGCGAAGCGTAGCGGCGTTTGTGTTGGCTTGGCCTTCCGAACAAAGTCTCGCCGTCGTGTGTTGTACCTCTCTGACCTTGCGCTCCAGAAGTCTTTGGCCATCTCACCTAGTTCAAGAGTTTTTGCTGCTGTAAGCCCAGTGTGACTCACATCGACCTTGGACTTCCACTTGCCGGGTTTGTAGCTCGTGAAGCTCATCTCTTTGACATAATGCCGTATTCTCATGTCAAGGAAATATCCTGAAGCTGGGAGGACCTTATCTACAAGGCCCATGTCTCTtgcttgagaagcagataTGGGTAGCATAGCACGCAAAATATACCTTGCGCGCTCTGGCCCACAGCGACCGACGTAGGATAAGGAGTGATACTCAGAGCCGTAGAGCCCGAGGGTTCGATAGGCAGGATTGAGGACGACTTCGGAGCCTGCAATGACCACATCGCAAGCCGCTGCCAAGGCCACGCCACCAGCAGCGCAGTTCCCTCTCAGCGCCGCGATGGTAGTGACGTTCTTGCGAGGAAATACGTCGAGCAGCATGTGTACCACGTCATCGATGCGATTGATGTTCCTCCAAGACTCTGCCGCAGGATCATCGCTGGCTTCGATGACGTTGAGGGCAATACCGTTGCTGAAATATGAGTCACCGCCCATAAGCACGACAGCATCTAGAGCCTCATGCGAAGCGACGAATTCGAGAGCTTCAATGAGTCGCGAACATTGAGAGGTGCTCATGGCACCGTTGTAGAACTCAAAGTAGACGAAGGCCACTTGGCGCTTGCCTGTACTTGCAGCAAACTCTACCCAAATATCTTGATGGGTTAAGTATGTTGCCTTGGACCAGCCGAAGAGAGGACGTAGTGATACTGAACTGTTCAGGGAGCTTTGGTGGATGAGgccgaggtcgagaaggCCTGAGACAGCGGGGACTTTGGGCCAGAGCATTGGATCAACCTTGCGCTTCACTCGGCGGATATGAGTGATCCAGATGCCTTGTCCATCGTAGGTGGCGACGCAGACAGCATCGTCTCTGCAACCAATGATCTCTCCAGGTCCGCGCTTGCATTTCGCATCCCTCCCAGCCTCAATCGTACCTCCGTAAACGTAGAGGCCGACTCCTCCAAACAGCTTTGTGAGGCAGCCAGGCTGCGAATCAGCAGACCTAATCTTTCGCGATATCGTCCGAGCGGGTTCGCATTGGATGTCAAAGTTGCGTTCCGCTGCCTTGAGAAGGGGTCGGCGATGCGTTGGTCCGCCGAGAAAAGGCTTCCGCAGTGTCACTGATAGGCTTTTGTAACTGCGATTGGGGACAAGATCAACTGAGATACCACGAATATCCTGCTTCTGCAGAAGGGACAGTTGCGATAGAGCGGCTGCGACGCCTGAATCGGAGAAGCCGTTAGCTGCCGAGACGATGCGGTGCAGAGCAGTGGCGGTAGCAGTAATCGCTGCTTGGGTGACCTCTTTGCGGTAAAGTGTTGACTTGGTGACTCCGGGCGCATCGATGGCGATCTTGAATTGCTCAAATGCCCAGACTGGACCTGCgtccatctcatcaacagcttGTAAGACTGTAACACCCCAATGCGACCGGCCGTTCTGGCTCCAGGACTGGGATTTGAGAAGTTGGTCGGAGTCTACGACGTTGCCATCGTCGCCCATGAGCACCCAGTCGAGGG encodes:
- a CDS encoding S-adenosyl-L-methionine-dependent methyltransferase, translated to MASPAAQPTAERAESPPDVPGVLEAEDYGGDTDSTLDLGEGSSSYMTSLKSSIFSYRYEHGRRYHAFHEGAYLVPNDDEEQNRMDLVHHIYSLLLAGKLHTAPIDNPQRVLDLGTGTGIWAIDFADEHPSAEVVGTDLSPIQPDWVPANCVFEVDDFEDPWVYKKPFDYIHARELEGCISNEQQFFDRAFKNLNSGGYLELQAQRGFFMSDDDSIKKAVNAEVWAEAVRDSSNKFGKPIDCAMNWKEKVIKAGFVDVHEEVRKIPIGAWPKDPVLKEVGKCQVVQSCAAIDSYTPMLLEKVLGWGKEETQVLMAKAKGELRNPSIHLYLPVYFIWGKKP